From one Micromonospora siamensis genomic stretch:
- a CDS encoding Brp/Blh family beta-carotene 15,15'-dioxygenase — MALALLVLAPVLRRYDLGASPPYLVAGLLLGLPHGAVDHLVPAWRSTRTRPLRTRLAVLLGYATIATAALLAFRAAPTPATLTFLALSVLHFGTADEGFHAERAGRPIRYPVSGVLARGGPPVVVPLALWPGTVDPLMTSVAPGAAALLTVEVRLLAAAGLLLAVTATVVRALRAGRTAEAGEPVLLILLFAAVPPALAVGAYFAAWHSTRHVARLLSDDPANRDDLAAGRLGPPVHRFIRRAALPSLAAVAVLAALVGGPADPLPATVAVLAALTVPHAALVAWTDRSGSAGTPRHDHS, encoded by the coding sequence GTGGCACTGGCACTGCTCGTCCTGGCCCCCGTCCTGCGCCGGTACGACCTGGGCGCGTCCCCGCCGTACCTCGTCGCCGGGCTGCTCCTCGGCCTGCCGCACGGGGCGGTCGACCACCTCGTGCCGGCCTGGCGGTCGACCCGGACGCGCCCCCTGCGCACCCGGCTGGCGGTACTGCTCGGCTACGCCACGATCGCCACTGCCGCCCTGCTGGCGTTCCGGGCCGCCCCGACCCCGGCGACCCTCACCTTCCTCGCCCTCTCGGTCCTCCACTTCGGCACCGCCGACGAGGGATTCCACGCCGAACGCGCCGGGCGGCCGATCCGGTACCCGGTGTCGGGGGTCCTGGCCCGCGGCGGCCCGCCGGTGGTCGTACCCCTGGCACTGTGGCCCGGGACGGTGGATCCGCTGATGACATCGGTGGCCCCCGGCGCCGCGGCCCTGCTCACCGTCGAGGTCCGGCTGCTGGCGGCGGCCGGGCTGCTGCTGGCGGTGACGGCGACCGTCGTCCGCGCGCTACGGGCCGGCCGGACGGCCGAGGCCGGTGAACCGGTCCTGCTGATCCTGCTCTTCGCCGCGGTGCCACCCGCGCTGGCCGTCGGCGCCTACTTCGCCGCCTGGCACTCGACACGGCACGTCGCCCGGCTGCTGTCCGATGACCCCGCCAACCGGGACGATCTGGCCGCCGGCCGCCTCGGGCCGCCGGTACACCGCTTCATCCGCCGGGCGGCGCTGCCGTCGCTCGCCGCGGTCGCCGTCCTGGCGGCACTGGTCGGCGGGCCGGCCGATCCGCTGCCGGCCACCGTCGCCGTCCTGGCCGCGCTGACCGTTCCGCACGCGGCGCTGGTGGCCTGGACGGACCGGTCCGGATCCGCCGGCACCCCTCGCCACGACCACAGCTAG
- a CDS encoding FAD-dependent oxidoreductase gives MRYDVLVIGSGFGGSVTALRLAEKGWTVGVLEAGRRFADDEFPQTSWRLRRFLWAPRLGCYGLQRITLLRSADRSAGGGVMVLSGAGVGGGSLVYANTLYEPLDAFYADPQWRDVTDWRAELAPHYDQAKRMLGVTTYPVHTGADRVMRSVAERMGVGHTFHATPVGVHIGRPGQRVADPYFGGAGPERTGCTHCGSCMTGCRHGAKNTLVKNYLWLAEKLGVQVHPLTTVTAVRPAAGGGYEVHTERTGAWLRRRRQVLHADQVVFAAGALGTQRLLHEMRATGALPGLSPRLGELTRTNSEAILGASVPRQRARSAGTDFTEGVAITSSFHPDPQTHIEPVRYGRGSNAMGLLQSLLVDGGPHRVRRWLGSILRQPGLAARMLSVRGWSERTVIALVMQSVDNSLTTRFRRGPLGRRLVAGPGHGAPNPTWIPAGNQAVRLLAEEIGGTPGGALTEPFNIPMTAHILGGAAIGATPADGVVDPYHRVFGHPGLHVVDGAAVSANLGVNPSLTITAQAERAMSFWPNKGEEDPRPPLGAPYRRLDPVPPRAPAVPADAPAALRH, from the coding sequence ATGCGGTACGACGTGCTCGTCATCGGGTCCGGCTTCGGCGGCAGCGTCACCGCGCTGCGGCTGGCCGAGAAGGGCTGGACCGTCGGGGTGCTCGAGGCCGGCCGGCGGTTCGCCGACGACGAGTTCCCGCAGACCTCCTGGCGGCTGCGCCGCTTCCTCTGGGCGCCGCGGCTGGGCTGCTACGGCCTGCAACGGATCACCCTGCTCCGGTCGGCCGACCGGAGCGCCGGTGGGGGCGTCATGGTGCTCTCCGGGGCCGGGGTGGGCGGCGGCTCGCTGGTCTACGCCAACACCCTCTACGAGCCACTGGACGCCTTCTACGCCGACCCGCAGTGGCGGGACGTGACGGACTGGCGGGCCGAGCTGGCCCCCCACTACGACCAGGCGAAGCGGATGCTGGGCGTCACCACGTACCCGGTCCACACCGGCGCCGACCGGGTGATGCGGTCGGTGGCCGAGCGGATGGGGGTGGGGCACACCTTCCACGCCACCCCGGTGGGCGTGCACATCGGCCGGCCCGGGCAGCGGGTCGCCGACCCGTACTTCGGCGGGGCCGGGCCGGAGCGCACCGGCTGCACGCACTGCGGCTCCTGCATGACCGGCTGCCGGCACGGCGCCAAGAACACCCTGGTCAAGAACTACCTCTGGCTGGCCGAGAAGCTCGGCGTCCAGGTCCACCCGCTGACCACGGTGACCGCGGTCCGCCCCGCCGCCGGTGGCGGCTACGAGGTGCACACCGAGCGGACGGGCGCCTGGCTGCGCAGGCGGCGCCAGGTGCTCCACGCCGACCAGGTGGTCTTCGCGGCCGGCGCGCTCGGCACCCAGCGGCTGCTGCACGAGATGAGGGCGACCGGCGCGCTGCCCGGCCTCTCGCCGCGACTGGGCGAGCTGACCCGGACCAACTCCGAGGCGATCCTCGGCGCGTCGGTGCCCCGGCAGCGGGCCCGCTCCGCGGGGACCGACTTCACCGAGGGGGTGGCGATCACCAGCTCGTTCCACCCGGACCCGCAGACCCACATCGAGCCGGTCCGCTACGGCCGGGGTTCCAACGCGATGGGGCTGCTCCAGTCGTTGCTGGTCGACGGCGGGCCGCACCGGGTCCGCCGCTGGCTGGGCAGCATCCTGCGGCAGCCGGGCCTGGCCGCCCGGATGCTGTCGGTGCGGGGCTGGTCCGAGCGGACGGTGATCGCCCTGGTGATGCAGTCGGTGGACAACTCGCTGACCACCCGGTTCCGGCGCGGCCCGCTGGGCCGGCGGCTGGTGGCCGGTCCCGGTCACGGCGCGCCGAACCCGACCTGGATCCCGGCCGGCAACCAGGCCGTCCGGCTGCTCGCCGAGGAGATCGGCGGTACGCCCGGCGGCGCGCTCACCGAGCCGTTCAACATCCCGATGACGGCGCACATCCTCGGCGGCGCGGCGATCGGAGCCACCCCGGCCGACGGGGTGGTCGACCCGTACCACCGGGTGTTCGGGCACCCGGGGCTGCACGTCGTGGACGGGGCGGCGGTCTCGGCGAACCTGGGCGTCAACCCGTCGCTGACGATCACCGCGCAGGCGGAGCGGGCGATGTCGTTCTGGCCGAACAAGGGCGAGGAGGATCCCCGGCCGCCGCTCGGCGCGCCGTACCGCCGGCTCGACCCGGTCCCGCCGCGGGCGCCGGCCGTCCCGGCGGACGCCCCGGCCGCGCTGCGCCACTAG
- a CDS encoding LCP family protein — translation MVEQGAAPRRRWHWGWAVLAAVVLVAAGSVVVTRLVGRSTVESPPPPAAAPTSATPSPSPTVTVAPPTPSPTRPPGADIKGPLTLLLVGVDTRVKIPGWEPHSDAVLVLHVPKGLRRAYLFSLPRDLLVDIPAYPKAGYSGGRTKLTHAMGYGSRVAGRPGRHSTAQGYELLRTTVSRYTGLKIDAGAVITFNGFDDLVDSLGGVDLYVDQRVPSKHRRPDGQHRPPGPGGYVGPQMVYEKGNRHLNGWQALDYARQRYIPGGDYARQRHQQQLIRALAREILSQRLARDPERVQRVARALGATVLFAGGGLKLVDLAYALGGLPPTAFTLVGLPGSGVGSGSAYRGEQLSPLGRGFLPALRSGKADAYLAAHPQLRVRS, via the coding sequence ATGGTTGAGCAGGGAGCGGCGCCGCGCCGGCGCTGGCACTGGGGCTGGGCGGTGCTCGCCGCCGTGGTGCTGGTCGCGGCGGGCTCGGTGGTGGTCACCCGGCTGGTCGGCCGGTCGACCGTCGAGTCGCCGCCACCGCCGGCCGCCGCGCCTACCAGCGCCACTCCGAGCCCGAGCCCGACCGTCACCGTCGCGCCGCCCACCCCGAGCCCGACCCGGCCCCCGGGCGCGGACATCAAGGGGCCGCTGACCCTGCTGCTGGTCGGCGTGGACACCCGGGTCAAGATCCCCGGCTGGGAGCCGCACTCCGACGCGGTGCTGGTGCTGCACGTGCCGAAGGGGCTGCGCCGGGCGTACCTCTTCTCCCTCCCCCGCGATCTGCTGGTGGACATTCCGGCTTACCCGAAGGCCGGCTACTCCGGCGGCCGGACCAAGCTCACCCACGCGATGGGCTACGGCAGCCGGGTCGCCGGCCGGCCCGGGCGACACAGCACCGCCCAGGGGTACGAGCTGCTGCGTACCACGGTGAGCCGGTACACCGGGCTGAAGATCGACGCCGGCGCGGTGATCACCTTCAACGGCTTCGACGACCTGGTGGACAGCCTCGGCGGCGTCGACCTCTACGTCGACCAGCGGGTCCCCTCCAAGCACCGGCGACCGGACGGGCAGCACCGGCCGCCGGGCCCGGGCGGCTACGTCGGCCCGCAGATGGTGTACGAGAAGGGCAACCGGCACCTCAACGGCTGGCAGGCGCTGGACTACGCCCGGCAGCGCTACATCCCCGGCGGCGACTACGCCCGGCAGCGCCACCAGCAGCAGCTGATCCGGGCGCTGGCCCGGGAGATCCTGAGCCAGCGGCTGGCCCGCGACCCGGAGCGGGTGCAGCGGGTCGCCCGGGCCCTCGGCGCCACCGTGCTCTTCGCCGGCGGCGGACTCAAGCTGGTCGACCTGGCGTACGCGCTGGGCGGGCTACCGCCGACCGCGTTCACCCTGGTCGGCCTGCCTGGCAGCGGGGTCGGTTCGGGCAGCGCCTACCGGGGCGAGCAGCTGTCGCCGCTGGGCCGGGGCTTCCTGCCGGCGCTGCGGAGCGGTAAAGCCGACGCCTACCTCGCCGCCCACCCGCAGCTCCGCGTCCGCAGCTGA
- a CDS encoding M1 family metallopeptidase, whose protein sequence is MTWWEPRRAVATLLAGALGLTGCSSADDNDEPPATASGTPVATPSPTPSRDFEPGAAGVGDGYFPKYGNGGYDVGKYTVKVRYDPAKDQLTGTTTVQATATADLSSFNLDLAGLTVQKVTVDGAPATAARQGNELVVTPKSGLTNGNGFVAEISYGGKPKPLENKTLGSGGFFHTPDGAIALGQPESASSWYPVNDHPSDKATYDFEITVPKNLVAISNGVPKGKTTEAGWTTWKWAESAPMASYLSTVVIGKFRVTEGTHKGRPVYSAVTTSLPKGAADASIKQTVKVADYLETVFGPYPFDAYGGVVISDDRIHFALETQSRPVYSGGFFRRGENTEVVAHELAHQWFGDSVALAKWQDIWLNEGLASYGAWLWMEHSGEWTAQRAFDVRYQRAPQSMWQVPPGKPGMKELFGESVYERGAMTVHALRLTVGDAAFFKIMKTWAAEKKDGNATTAEFVALAEKVSGKQLDKLFDAWLYGKKRPPLPKKA, encoded by the coding sequence ATGACCTGGTGGGAGCCGCGACGCGCGGTCGCGACGCTGCTGGCCGGAGCGCTCGGGTTGACCGGATGCTCGTCGGCCGACGACAACGACGAGCCGCCGGCCACGGCGAGCGGGACGCCGGTGGCGACGCCGTCGCCGACACCGTCGCGGGACTTCGAGCCGGGGGCGGCCGGCGTCGGGGACGGCTACTTCCCCAAGTACGGCAACGGGGGCTACGACGTCGGGAAGTACACCGTGAAGGTGCGCTACGACCCGGCGAAGGACCAGCTCACCGGCACGACCACGGTGCAGGCCACGGCGACGGCCGACCTGTCCTCGTTCAACCTCGACCTGGCCGGGCTGACGGTGCAGAAGGTCACCGTGGACGGTGCGCCCGCCACCGCCGCCCGGCAGGGCAACGAGCTGGTCGTCACGCCGAAGAGCGGGCTGACCAACGGCAACGGTTTCGTCGCCGAGATCAGCTACGGCGGCAAGCCGAAGCCGCTGGAGAACAAGACGCTCGGGTCGGGCGGCTTCTTCCACACCCCGGACGGGGCGATCGCCCTCGGCCAGCCGGAGTCGGCCAGCAGCTGGTACCCGGTCAACGACCACCCCTCCGACAAGGCGACCTACGACTTCGAGATCACCGTCCCGAAGAACCTGGTCGCGATCAGCAACGGCGTGCCGAAGGGTAAGACCACCGAAGCCGGCTGGACCACCTGGAAGTGGGCCGAGTCGGCGCCGATGGCCAGCTACCTGAGCACCGTGGTGATCGGTAAGTTCCGGGTAACCGAAGGCACCCACAAGGGACGCCCGGTCTACAGCGCGGTCACCACCTCGCTGCCCAAGGGCGCCGCGGACGCGTCGATCAAGCAGACCGTCAAGGTGGCCGACTACCTGGAGACGGTCTTCGGGCCGTACCCGTTCGACGCGTACGGCGGGGTGGTGATCTCCGACGACCGGATCCACTTCGCGCTGGAGACGCAGAGCCGGCCGGTCTACTCCGGTGGCTTCTTCCGCCGGGGCGAGAACACCGAGGTGGTCGCGCACGAGCTGGCCCACCAGTGGTTCGGCGACAGCGTGGCGCTGGCGAAGTGGCAGGACATCTGGCTCAACGAGGGGCTGGCCTCGTACGGCGCCTGGCTCTGGATGGAGCACAGCGGCGAGTGGACCGCGCAGCGGGCGTTCGACGTGCGCTACCAGCGGGCGCCGCAGTCGATGTGGCAGGTGCCGCCGGGCAAGCCGGGCATGAAGGAGCTGTTCGGCGAGTCGGTCTACGAGCGCGGCGCGATGACCGTGCACGCGCTGCGGCTGACCGTCGGCGACGCCGCCTTCTTCAAGATCATGAAGACCTGGGCGGCGGAGAAGAAGGACGGCAACGCCACCACCGCCGAGTTCGTGGCGCTCGCCGAGAAGGTCTCCGGCAAGCAGCTCGACAAGCTCTTCGACGCCTGGCTGTACGGCAAGAAGCGTCCCCCGCTGCCGAAGAAGGCGTAG
- a CDS encoding M1 family metallopeptidase produces MTRRRWYATALLAVLLASGCTHPDDGYRAGAADAGDPYVPGAGNGGYDVADYRLRVRYDPATDRLTGQATVTATATAKLSRFNLDLAGLTVDRVRVDGADARHRHDGAELVVTPAHRLDPGKRFTVDVAYGGVPTPVVDGELGSGGLLATPDGAVALGQPTSASTWFPVNDHPSDKATYDIEVTVPEGLAALSNGVPRGERTSGGWTTWRWVEDAPMASYLTTLVIGDYRVSTGTHAGKPMVTAVAAALPADGPAAASVARTGAVVDFLASRFGPYPFDAYGGIAIADERIRYALETQSRPVYGPGFFRSGPNTVVVAHELAHQWFGDSVSVARWSDIWLNEGFATYAEWLWEEHDGGPTAQRNAELRYAATDWSKPSVDPGRAAMFGEGVYQRGALALHALRRAVGDDTFFRILRGWAAQRRGGNATTADFVGYAGQVAGRDLKPLLDAWLSGTTPPGLP; encoded by the coding sequence ATGACCCGCAGGCGGTGGTACGCGACGGCGCTGTTGGCGGTGCTGCTGGCCAGCGGCTGCACGCACCCCGACGACGGGTACCGGGCGGGCGCGGCCGACGCCGGAGACCCGTACGTCCCGGGGGCCGGCAACGGCGGCTACGACGTCGCCGACTACCGGCTGCGGGTGCGCTACGACCCGGCCACCGACCGGCTCACCGGGCAGGCCACCGTCACCGCGACGGCCACCGCGAAGCTGTCCCGGTTCAACCTGGACCTCGCCGGCCTCACCGTCGACCGGGTACGCGTCGACGGGGCCGACGCCCGGCACCGCCACGACGGCGCGGAACTCGTCGTCACCCCCGCCCACCGGCTCGACCCCGGCAAGCGGTTCACCGTCGACGTGGCGTACGGCGGGGTGCCCACCCCGGTGGTCGACGGCGAGCTGGGCAGCGGCGGCCTGCTGGCCACCCCGGACGGGGCGGTCGCCCTCGGCCAGCCCACCTCGGCGAGCACCTGGTTCCCGGTCAACGACCACCCCTCGGACAAGGCCACGTACGACATCGAGGTGACCGTCCCCGAGGGGCTGGCCGCGTTGAGCAACGGGGTGCCGCGGGGCGAGCGCACCAGCGGCGGCTGGACCACCTGGCGGTGGGTGGAGGACGCGCCGATGGCCAGCTACCTGACCACCCTGGTGATCGGCGACTACCGGGTCTCCACCGGCACCCACGCCGGGAAGCCGATGGTGACGGCCGTCGCCGCCGCGCTGCCCGCCGACGGTCCGGCGGCCGCCTCGGTGGCGCGTACCGGGGCGGTGGTGGACTTCCTGGCCAGCCGGTTCGGGCCGTACCCGTTCGACGCGTACGGGGGGATCGCCATCGCCGACGAGCGGATCCGGTACGCGCTGGAGACGCAGTCCCGGCCGGTCTACGGGCCGGGCTTCTTCCGGTCCGGCCCGAACACGGTGGTGGTCGCGCACGAGCTGGCCCACCAGTGGTTCGGCGACAGCGTGTCGGTGGCCCGGTGGAGCGACATCTGGCTCAACGAGGGCTTCGCGACGTACGCGGAATGGCTGTGGGAGGAGCACGACGGTGGGCCGACCGCGCAGCGCAACGCGGAGCTGCGCTACGCGGCGACCGACTGGTCGAAGCCGTCGGTGGACCCGGGCCGGGCGGCGATGTTCGGCGAGGGCGTCTACCAGCGCGGCGCGCTGGCGCTGCACGCGCTGCGCCGGGCGGTCGGCGACGACACCTTCTTCCGGATCCTGCGCGGCTGGGCCGCGCAGCGGCGCGGCGGCAACGCCACCACCGCCGACTTCGTCGGGTATGCCGGACAGGTCGCCGGCCGCGACCTGAAGCCGCTGCTGGACGCCTGGCTCTCCGGGACGACCCCGCCCGGCCTGCCGTGA
- a CDS encoding GuaB3 family IMP dehydrogenase-related protein, whose protein sequence is MRDVVEIGLGKTAQRGYHLDDIAIVPSRRTRDVDDVSTAWQLDAYPFGIPCVGHPSDATMSPASAVRLGQLGGLGVLNVEGLWTRYENPTKILEELAGLGEDARATKRLQEVYAEPIRPDLIAERVRELRAGGGTVAVRVSPQHTLALAPVILDAGVDILVIQGTIVSAEHVSTTDEPLNLKEFIADLDLPVIVGGCTDYKTALHLMRTGAAGVIVGIGGDDWSTTESVLGIRVPMATAIADAAAARRDYLDETGGRYVHLIADGDMQTSGDIAKALGCGADAVMLGEPLSLCEEAPAGGAWWHSAASHPSLPRGAFESAGEPIGSMERLLFGPADEPDGQLNLFGGLRRAMAKCGYRDLKEFQKVGLVLDR, encoded by the coding sequence ATGCGTGACGTGGTCGAGATCGGGCTGGGCAAGACCGCGCAGCGCGGCTACCACCTGGACGACATCGCCATCGTGCCGAGCCGCCGCACCCGGGACGTCGACGACGTCTCCACCGCCTGGCAGCTCGACGCGTACCCGTTCGGCATCCCCTGCGTCGGCCACCCGTCGGACGCCACCATGAGCCCGGCCTCGGCGGTGCGGCTCGGACAGCTCGGCGGCCTCGGCGTGCTCAACGTGGAGGGTCTCTGGACCCGCTACGAGAACCCGACCAAGATCCTGGAGGAGCTGGCCGGGCTGGGCGAGGACGCCCGGGCCACCAAGCGGCTCCAGGAGGTGTACGCCGAGCCGATCCGCCCCGACCTGATCGCCGAGCGGGTCCGTGAGCTGCGCGCCGGTGGCGGCACGGTGGCGGTGCGGGTCTCCCCGCAGCACACCCTGGCGCTCGCCCCGGTGATCCTCGACGCCGGCGTCGACATCCTGGTCATCCAGGGCACCATCGTCTCCGCCGAGCACGTCTCGACCACCGACGAGCCGCTGAACCTCAAGGAGTTCATCGCCGACCTCGACCTGCCGGTCATCGTCGGCGGCTGCACCGACTACAAGACGGCGCTGCACCTGATGCGGACGGGCGCGGCCGGCGTGATCGTCGGCATCGGCGGCGACGACTGGTCGACCACCGAGTCGGTGCTCGGCATCCGGGTGCCGATGGCCACCGCGATCGCCGACGCCGCCGCGGCCCGCCGGGACTACCTGGACGAGACCGGCGGCCGGTACGTGCACCTGATCGCCGACGGTGACATGCAGACCTCCGGCGACATCGCCAAGGCGCTCGGCTGCGGGGCGGACGCGGTGATGCTCGGCGAGCCGCTGTCGCTCTGCGAGGAGGCCCCGGCCGGCGGCGCCTGGTGGCACTCCGCCGCCAGCCACCCGTCGCTGCCGCGCGGCGCGTTCGAGTCCGCCGGCGAGCCGATCGGCTCGATGGAGCGGCTGCTGTTCGGGCCGGCCGACGAGCCGGACGGCCAGCTGAACCTCTTCGGCGGCCTGCGTCGGGCGATGGCCAAGTGCGGCTACCGCGACCTCAAGGAGTTCCAGAAGGTCGGCCTGGTCCTGGACCGCTGA
- the guaB gene encoding IMP dehydrogenase: protein MENSPSTDLPAGADTGELGGHLPELPAGSARVVPLGLTFDDVLLQPGESDVVPSRVNTRTRLTRNVELTVPLLSSAMDTVTEARMAIAMARQGGIGVLHRNLSMEDQALQVDLVKRSESGMITNPVTASPDDTLREVDELCGRYRISGVPVVDGDGQLVGIVTNRDMRFVSDPATPVHSIMTRTPLVTARVGVSKDDALELLRRHKVEKLPITDESGRLRGLITVKDFTKSEQYPNATKDDAGRLRVAAAVGVGEDSYKRARTLVDAGVDVLIVDTAHGHQRAVLEMVARLKKDVAIDIVGGNVATYAGARALVEAGADGVKVGVGPGAICTTRIVAGVGVPQITAIMEAARAARPAGVPVIGDGGIQYSGDIAKALVAGADTVMLGSLLAGCEESPGELIFINGKQYKAYRGMGSLGAMQSRGQAKSYSKDRYFQQDVLAEDKLVPEGVEGQVPYRGPLSAVAHQLTGGLRAAMGYVGAESIPELHRRGQLIRITAAGLKESHPHDIQMTVEAPNYHSR, encoded by the coding sequence GTGGAGAATTCGCCCAGCACCGACCTTCCTGCCGGCGCCGACACCGGCGAGCTGGGCGGCCACCTGCCGGAGCTGCCGGCCGGCTCGGCCCGCGTGGTGCCGCTCGGGCTGACCTTCGACGACGTGCTGCTCCAGCCCGGCGAGTCGGACGTCGTGCCCAGCCGGGTGAACACCCGGACCCGGCTCACCCGCAACGTCGAGCTGACCGTGCCGCTGCTGTCCAGCGCGATGGACACCGTCACCGAGGCGCGGATGGCGATCGCCATGGCCCGCCAGGGCGGCATCGGGGTGCTGCACCGCAACCTCTCGATGGAGGACCAGGCGCTCCAGGTCGACCTGGTCAAGCGCTCCGAGTCCGGCATGATCACCAACCCGGTGACGGCCAGCCCCGACGACACGCTGCGCGAGGTCGACGAGCTGTGCGGGCGTTACCGGATCTCCGGCGTCCCGGTGGTCGACGGCGACGGCCAGCTGGTGGGCATCGTCACCAACCGGGACATGCGCTTCGTCTCCGACCCGGCCACCCCGGTGCACTCGATCATGACCCGTACCCCGCTGGTCACCGCCCGGGTGGGGGTCAGCAAGGACGACGCGCTGGAGCTGCTGCGCCGGCACAAGGTCGAGAAGCTGCCGATCACCGACGAGTCGGGCCGGCTGCGCGGCCTGATCACCGTCAAGGACTTCACCAAGAGCGAGCAGTACCCGAACGCCACCAAGGACGACGCGGGCCGGCTGCGGGTCGCCGCCGCGGTGGGCGTCGGCGAGGACTCCTACAAGCGGGCCCGGACGCTGGTCGACGCGGGCGTGGACGTGCTGATCGTGGACACCGCGCACGGGCACCAGCGGGCCGTGCTGGAGATGGTCGCCCGGCTCAAGAAGGACGTCGCCATCGACATCGTCGGCGGCAACGTGGCCACCTACGCCGGGGCCAGGGCCCTGGTCGAGGCGGGCGCCGACGGCGTCAAGGTGGGTGTCGGCCCGGGCGCGATCTGCACCACCCGGATCGTCGCCGGCGTGGGCGTGCCGCAGATCACCGCGATCATGGAGGCGGCCCGGGCCGCCCGCCCGGCCGGCGTGCCGGTGATCGGCGACGGCGGCATCCAGTACTCGGGCGACATCGCCAAGGCCCTGGTGGCCGGCGCCGACACGGTGATGCTCGGCAGCCTGCTGGCCGGCTGCGAGGAGAGCCCCGGCGAGCTGATCTTCATCAACGGCAAGCAGTACAAGGCCTACCGGGGGATGGGCTCGCTGGGCGCGATGCAGTCCCGCGGGCAGGCCAAGTCCTACAGCAAGGACCGGTACTTCCAGCAGGACGTGCTCGCCGAGGACAAGCTGGTCCCCGAGGGCGTCGAGGGCCAGGTGCCCTACCGGGGCCCGCTCTCCGCGGTCGCCCACCAGCTCACCGGTGGCCTCCGCGCCGCCATGGGGTACGTCGGCGCCGAGAGCATCCCCGAGCTGCACCGGCGCGGCCAGCTCATCCGGATCACCGCGGCCGGGCTCAAGGAGAGCCACCCGCACGACATCCAGATGACCGTCGAGGCGCCGAACTACCACTCCCGCTGA
- a CDS encoding DUF5319 domain-containing protein encodes MHEEPIDPFNGDPADPAAGLHDPGDDAELDPLTDVERQDVLEDLADLEIYQALLAPIGVRGLVIECEDCREPHYFDWDLLRGNLRHLLSSGRPRVHEPAYDPDPDHYVTWDYARGYADGVHDTLTEGTDEGTSSPG; translated from the coding sequence GTGCACGAGGAGCCCATCGACCCGTTCAACGGTGACCCCGCCGACCCGGCGGCGGGCCTGCACGACCCGGGCGACGACGCCGAGCTGGATCCGCTGACCGACGTCGAGCGCCAGGACGTGCTGGAGGACCTGGCCGACCTGGAGATCTACCAGGCCCTGCTGGCCCCGATCGGGGTGCGCGGGCTGGTGATCGAGTGCGAGGACTGCCGCGAGCCGCACTACTTCGACTGGGACCTGCTCCGCGGCAACCTGCGTCACCTGCTCAGCTCCGGCCGCCCCCGGGTGCACGAGCCGGCGTACGACCCGGACCCGGACCACTACGTGACCTGGGACTACGCCCGTGGTTACGCCGACGGGGTGCACGACACCCTCACCGAGGGCACCGACGAGGGCACCTCCTCGCCGGGCTGA
- a CDS encoding helix-turn-helix transcriptional regulator, whose product MRTVLVCVRTPVAAQQLTSAAARLGLSAVIRTAASDPEVMLRLAERPTDVVLADTALTRPDSAGFVRRVLARAPQAAVLLLGAEESEAAAATISAGARGLIQGTDHDLTSAVAKALLLLSAPGRANRARVSDPARDTAAVGGPARPATPGRTPGAPAPAWPGGPELNGNTPAVVPVQRGDDEVDAEEEADGDAGARRSTVPAERSSVGLTERELQVLLGMAEGKSNAEIGRELFVSEDTVKTHARRLFRKLGARDRAHAVAAGFRAGLVA is encoded by the coding sequence GTGCGTACGGTTCTCGTGTGCGTTCGGACCCCGGTCGCCGCCCAGCAGCTGACGTCCGCGGCGGCCCGGCTCGGTCTGTCCGCGGTCATCCGCACCGCGGCCTCCGATCCCGAGGTGATGCTGCGGCTGGCCGAACGTCCCACCGACGTGGTGCTCGCCGACACGGCGCTCACCCGGCCGGACAGCGCCGGCTTCGTGCGCCGGGTGCTCGCCCGGGCGCCGCAGGCCGCGGTGCTGCTGCTCGGGGCGGAGGAGTCGGAGGCGGCGGCGGCGACCATCAGCGCCGGGGCCCGGGGCCTGATCCAGGGCACCGACCACGACCTGACCAGCGCGGTCGCCAAGGCGCTGCTGCTGCTGTCGGCCCCCGGCCGGGCGAACCGGGCCCGGGTGAGCGACCCTGCCCGGGACACCGCCGCGGTCGGTGGCCCGGCCCGCCCGGCGACGCCGGGGCGTACGCCGGGGGCGCCCGCGCCGGCCTGGCCCGGTGGTCCGGAGCTGAACGGCAACACGCCGGCCGTGGTCCCCGTGCAGCGCGGCGACGACGAGGTCGACGCCGAGGAGGAGGCCGACGGCGACGCCGGGGCGCGGCGCTCGACGGTGCCGGCCGAACGGAGCTCGGTGGGGCTCACCGAGCGGGAACTCCAGGTGCTGCTCGGCATGGCCGAGGGGAAGAGCAACGCGGAGATCGGGCGGGAGCTGTTCGTCTCGGAGGACACCGTCAAGACGCACGCCCGCCGGCTGTTCCGCAAGCTCGGCGCCCGGGACCGGGCGCACGCGGTGGCCGCCGGCTTCCGGGCCGGCCTGGTGGCCTGA